One window from the genome of Aneurinibacillus sp. REN35 encodes:
- a CDS encoding ATP-dependent helicase produces MRQNQEDMCEMRHLPPGVTAASAIPRAETADGLTSEHVVTDDAADAFFFRALEQTGIRLNESQIEAVRATEGPVLINAGAGSGKTTVLTCRTAYLMLVKGVPPRDIVLVTFTRQAARQMKERLLSIPGVTQGMVKQIIAGTFHSLARTIYFHKLSQSPRIMSEKQKTYMIEQITKEMATGEQYEPETLLSLLAYLKNNLFVVGDTWVTEEVEGLKDDARRVLKRYESQKQDNNLIDYEDLITGCIETLRQNEKYLGALRRRMAYIMVDEYQDTNIAQYEMIRLLSSTSNLCAVGDPDQAIYGWRGAEPSIILRFPDEHPDCTRITLDINYRSSAGVVGLGNEVIRHNKKRFKKELKVLPGEVRLPKYFTARSVEREAEEVLQLIEQLTASDGYEYGDIAILYRTHSTVRTLYEKLLLSGIPFTTHRDDPTFYELSTIRPVLDFMRLSLDPYNEAALEGVLPCLYISKARFMKEIQILSIQRGVSYVEALRYLEGIPSFQRRRISEQVDWLRSIARLSPLQAVREIRNEAGGGYDKFLGSEQEGAVTYHKEMLRDDLFELEEAVKAFATVTEFLAYADTILAQKETRKKMQQPNHGVTLQTIHSAKGLEYPVVILIGAIDGVLPHSIAVDPEEKPDFWLHKKNDEKQDEAVEEERRLAYVAVTRAMQELYISTPQYFRGKPAIPSPFLLEAFRSAP; encoded by the coding sequence ATGAGACAAAACCAGGAGGATATGTGCGAGATGAGGCACCTGCCGCCCGGCGTGACCGCAGCGTCGGCCATTCCTCGGGCCGAGACGGCGGATGGACTGACTTCAGAGCATGTAGTGACAGATGACGCGGCAGACGCGTTTTTCTTTCGTGCACTGGAGCAAACAGGCATTCGCCTAAACGAATCGCAAATCGAAGCGGTAAGAGCTACAGAAGGCCCCGTACTCATCAACGCGGGTGCCGGAAGTGGGAAGACGACCGTCCTTACCTGTCGTACCGCCTATCTTATGCTGGTCAAAGGTGTGCCGCCGCGTGATATTGTATTGGTCACCTTTACCCGCCAGGCTGCACGTCAGATGAAGGAGAGGCTGCTTTCGATTCCCGGTGTTACGCAAGGGATGGTAAAACAGATTATTGCCGGTACATTCCATTCGCTGGCGCGGACGATTTATTTTCACAAGCTTAGCCAGTCACCGCGCATTATGAGTGAAAAGCAAAAAACATACATGATCGAACAAATCACCAAGGAGATGGCGACAGGGGAACAATATGAACCAGAGACGCTGCTCTCCCTACTTGCCTATCTTAAGAATAATTTGTTCGTAGTCGGCGATACGTGGGTAACAGAAGAAGTGGAAGGGCTTAAAGACGATGCGCGCCGTGTACTTAAGCGATATGAATCGCAGAAGCAGGATAATAACCTTATCGACTATGAAGACCTGATTACCGGATGCATTGAAACGCTGCGTCAGAATGAAAAGTACCTCGGTGCGCTGCGCCGTCGGATGGCGTATATTATGGTGGATGAATATCAGGATACAAACATCGCACAATATGAAATGATTCGGCTGCTCTCAAGCACGTCCAACTTATGTGCGGTTGGAGACCCGGACCAGGCAATTTATGGCTGGAGGGGTGCGGAGCCTTCTATTATTCTGCGCTTTCCGGATGAGCATCCAGACTGTACGCGCATTACGCTTGATATTAACTACCGCTCCTCCGCAGGCGTTGTCGGTCTCGGCAATGAAGTGATTCGGCATAATAAGAAGCGTTTTAAGAAAGAATTGAAAGTACTGCCTGGTGAAGTTCGGCTGCCGAAGTATTTTACGGCCCGCTCTGTGGAGCGAGAAGCGGAGGAAGTGCTGCAGTTGATTGAACAGTTGACCGCATCTGATGGGTATGAGTATGGTGATATCGCTATTCTCTATCGGACGCACAGTACGGTGCGTACCTTATATGAGAAGCTGCTGCTAAGCGGTATTCCGTTCACCACGCATCGTGACGACCCAACATTTTATGAACTTTCTACCATTCGTCCGGTGCTTGATTTTATGCGGCTGTCGCTTGATCCATATAACGAAGCGGCACTCGAAGGTGTCCTGCCCTGTCTATATATCAGCAAAGCCCGCTTCATGAAAGAAATCCAAATCCTCTCGATTCAGCGGGGCGTATCCTATGTGGAGGCGCTGCGGTATTTAGAGGGCATTCCATCATTTCAGCGCCGGCGCATCAGTGAACAGGTCGATTGGCTCAGAAGCATTGCCCGGTTAAGTCCGCTGCAGGCTGTGCGAGAGATTCGCAATGAAGCAGGGGGCGGCTATGATAAGTTTCTCGGCAGTGAACAGGAAGGAGCCGTGACTTATCATAAGGAGATGCTGCGTGATGATCTGTTTGAGCTTGAAGAAGCGGTGAAGGCATTCGCTACGGTAACTGAATTCTTAGCATATGCAGATACCATTCTCGCACAGAAAGAGACACGGAAAAAAATGCAGCAACCAAATCATGGTGTCACGCTGCAGACCATTCACAGTGCCAAAGGACTTGAGTATCCGGTCGTTATTCTTATCGGAGCAATTGACGGTGTCCTCCCGCATAGCATTGCGGTGGACCCGGAGGAGAAGCCGGATTTTTGGCTGCATAAGAAAAACGATGAGAAACAGGACGAAGCAGTGGAGGAGGAGCGTCGGCTCGCATACGTGGCTGTTACAAGAGCGATGCAGGAGCTCTATATCAGTACGCCGCAGTATTTTCGCGGCAAGCCCGCCATCCCGTCCCCCTTCCTGTTAGAAGCGTTTCGCAGCGCACCATAG
- a CDS encoding CvfB family protein, whose amino-acid sequence MKPEAGMLVTATVERKAPFGYFLSVGGQDVLLHQSEVEDGVEIGSQVEVFLYHDHQDRLAATQHKPHVTLGEFGWLEVKDIHPRMGVFLDNGIQKDLLLPADQLPEIKSKWPREGDRVYVQLEHDKQGRMLAVLAREEDFAQVATPAEEEAFNQDITGYIYKVIKIGAFLLTEGQHLAFIHRDEASESLRVGQRVEGRVSKVREDGRLNVTMKPRKEISYNQDAEMIYDYLKNRGGRMPYTDKTEPDVIKEKFGISKAGFKRALGKLMKERGVYQEDGWTILSEKK is encoded by the coding sequence GTGAAACCAGAAGCAGGCATGCTGGTGACAGCAACCGTAGAAAGAAAGGCGCCGTTTGGTTATTTTCTGTCGGTAGGGGGACAAGACGTCCTTCTACATCAGAGTGAAGTGGAAGATGGGGTAGAGATTGGTTCACAAGTAGAAGTGTTTCTCTATCATGATCATCAGGACAGGCTGGCCGCCACGCAGCATAAGCCGCATGTTACACTTGGCGAGTTCGGCTGGCTTGAAGTGAAGGACATACACCCGCGCATGGGCGTGTTTTTGGATAATGGCATTCAGAAGGATTTATTACTTCCGGCTGATCAGCTGCCCGAGATCAAAAGTAAATGGCCGCGTGAGGGTGATCGCGTATATGTACAGCTTGAGCATGATAAGCAGGGCCGGATGCTTGCGGTACTTGCGCGCGAGGAGGATTTTGCCCAGGTTGCTACGCCAGCAGAGGAAGAGGCGTTCAATCAAGATATCACCGGATATATCTATAAAGTCATTAAAATTGGCGCATTCCTGCTAACCGAGGGGCAGCACCTTGCGTTCATTCATCGGGATGAGGCGAGTGAGTCCCTGCGTGTAGGACAGCGGGTAGAAGGCCGCGTCTCAAAAGTGCGCGAAGACGGGCGACTTAATGTAACGATGAAGCCGCGCAAAGAAATAAGCTATAACCAAGACGCTGAGATGATTTATGATTACCTAAAAAATCGGGGCGGGCGCATGCCGTATACGGATAAGACTGAGCCGGATGTTATTAAAGAGAAGTTTGGTATCAGTAAAGCCGGCTTCAAGCGTGCATTAGGCAAATTAATGAAAGAACGCGGAGTTTATCAGGAAGATGGCTGGACCATTCTTTCAGAAAAAAAATAA
- a CDS encoding S-layer homology domain-containing protein, protein MLKSPSSKRTRPIALTVLLFVFTFISICANEKSFAAASNAQVLTSYTYFNGSYSGSVKSYVYSDGTHISESPTPPSNAKWIVAKKIYDDEWSSYSRDEVYLYSKDNQVRETTDPLSIPVDARWATLSRFKIETMENKEIRYQTYKYSVDGIQEVTSSTIPPSYALWVTLAHFNNGWASPTNDTSNEQFDTYVTNNPVTSPPTGSITINSGAAYTSSSTVTLEVNASDPENDSLNMRFSNDNATWSSWETVSATKAWSLVAGDGNKAVYMQIQDASGLVSDTYSDTIILDTTVPDTSITSHPAGMTSSTGATFTFTSNEGSSSFECSLDGGAYTACTSPVTVSGLSSGSHTFAVRAKDAARNIDGTPAMYAWMIDTVPPIMTGVSNGQKVNTDLTISFNEGTATLNGLLFTNGTTISNEGFYTLVVTDAVGNTTTISFTIDKTPPTGSFTINNGAAFTSSDSVTLDITESGSTDMRFSNDGSTWSSWETVKSTKSWILTAGDGSKTVHMQLRDDAGNELSLTNSITLAGPPEAPRITADDINNVIMGLTTAMEFSVDGGSYIQYTGNNHPNLSGNHTVRVRVAANAVTGAPAGAETVLTFTTNPPPTVTQLTLTPSTATIEVGTTQQYRAIAEFTDGATTDVTSLSTWSVDKPAIAGVTNGLVNITSADTVTVTADYQGTLGTATLLGIETPPPAPTVTSIGVTPDTITLLPGATHQLYVEATMSNGSTKDVTAGSEGTTYLSANTNLVTVSPNGLITVASGAQSGTVGVTIINNGHTKNVALVITQPSQPLSANANLRNLTVNQGIINPVFDPGVTKYTLTLSNQSTSIDLVATLDDTNASITINGQMQNNGVIKPISVPEGNSVVVIVVTAEDGTTKTYKLTLYRAYASSGGSGGGGGSSSSTVPVPPTEVKQPESPKVQPSPTVFNDTEKHWAKEKIQGAVQKGLVSGYPDGSFRPNQPVTRIQWVSLLARALQLQGEEEVTSFHDQGEVPKWAEQSLSLIVKKGLVSGYPDGTFRPNQEITRVEMASILARALKLEVKNNPPTTFSDNKEIPKWAQGSVNALFEKGVIRGRGGNQFAPNDLTTRAEAVVFLLNMLEQE, encoded by the coding sequence ATGCTTAAAAGCCCTTCTTCTAAAAGAACGCGGCCTATAGCACTAACCGTTTTACTCTTTGTTTTTACCTTTATTTCCATTTGTGCAAATGAAAAATCTTTTGCGGCAGCATCTAATGCCCAAGTGTTAACATCCTATACGTATTTTAATGGTAGTTATTCAGGTAGCGTAAAAAGCTATGTTTATAGTGATGGAACACACATTAGTGAAAGTCCTACCCCTCCTTCAAATGCAAAATGGATAGTAGCTAAGAAAATTTATGATGATGAATGGTCTTCATATTCCCGGGATGAAGTATATCTTTATAGTAAAGATAATCAGGTACGAGAGACTACTGATCCACTCTCCATACCGGTAGATGCACGTTGGGCGACGCTTTCCAGATTCAAAATTGAAACAATGGAAAACAAGGAAATACGTTATCAGACGTACAAATATAGCGTGGATGGCATTCAGGAAGTTACATCTAGTACAATCCCACCATCTTATGCTCTATGGGTAACTTTGGCTCATTTCAATAATGGGTGGGCTAGTCCAACAAATGATACATCCAATGAGCAATTTGATACGTATGTTACGAATAACCCTGTTACTAGCCCGCCAACAGGATCCATTACAATAAACTCTGGGGCAGCCTATACATCCTCTTCTACTGTCACATTAGAAGTGAATGCCTCTGATCCAGAAAACGATTCTCTTAACATGAGGTTTTCTAATGACAATGCAACGTGGAGCAGTTGGGAAACAGTATCCGCGACCAAGGCTTGGTCGCTTGTAGCAGGAGACGGGAACAAAGCCGTCTATATGCAAATCCAGGATGCAAGTGGATTAGTATCCGATACGTATTCCGATACCATTATTTTAGATACGACAGTGCCGGATACTTCTATTACGTCACACCCTGCAGGAATGACAAGTAGCACAGGAGCGACATTTACGTTTACCTCAAATGAGGGAAGCAGCTCATTTGAATGCAGTCTGGATGGGGGCGCATATACAGCGTGCACTTCTCCTGTTACGGTCTCAGGTTTAAGTTCAGGCAGCCATACTTTTGCTGTACGAGCAAAGGATGCAGCAAGAAATATAGATGGAACTCCAGCGATGTATGCATGGATGATTGATACAGTACCGCCGATTATGACAGGGGTAAGTAATGGTCAAAAAGTTAATACTGACTTAACCATTTCATTTAATGAAGGAACAGCTACATTAAACGGCTTGCTCTTTACAAACGGTACAACAATAAGTAATGAAGGCTTCTATACTTTGGTTGTAACAGATGCTGTGGGAAATACAACAACGATTTCTTTTACGATAGACAAAACACCACCAACGGGCTCGTTTACGATTAATAACGGAGCGGCGTTTACATCAAGCGACAGTGTCACACTTGATATTACCGAGAGTGGAAGTACTGATATGCGGTTCTCCAATGATGGAAGTACATGGAGTAGCTGGGAAACAGTAAAGTCTACTAAGAGTTGGATTCTTACTGCTGGAGATGGTAGCAAAACCGTTCATATGCAGCTGCGTGATGATGCAGGAAATGAACTTTCTCTTACGAACTCCATTACATTGGCAGGTCCGCCAGAAGCACCACGGATAACTGCGGATGACATAAATAATGTCATCATGGGTTTAACAACAGCTATGGAGTTTAGTGTAGACGGAGGCTCGTATATCCAGTATACAGGGAATAACCATCCAAATCTAAGTGGAAACCATACGGTGAGAGTAAGGGTTGCAGCTAATGCGGTAACGGGAGCACCTGCCGGAGCAGAGACAGTCCTCACGTTTACAACGAATCCTCCACCTACTGTGACTCAGCTAACTCTCACACCTTCTACGGCAACCATTGAGGTAGGGACAACGCAGCAGTATAGAGCAATAGCTGAATTTACGGATGGTGCAACTACAGATGTAACGAGCTTATCAACATGGTCGGTAGATAAACCAGCGATAGCAGGTGTTACGAACGGACTGGTCAACATTACATCGGCCGATACAGTTACGGTTACGGCTGATTATCAGGGGACTCTTGGAACAGCTACCCTTCTTGGAATAGAAACGCCACCTCCTGCACCGACCGTAACGAGCATTGGAGTGACACCGGATACCATTACCTTGTTGCCGGGAGCCACACATCAGTTATATGTGGAAGCGACAATGTCCAATGGAAGCACAAAAGATGTGACAGCAGGATCGGAAGGAACTACTTATTTATCGGCCAATACGAATCTGGTAACAGTCAGCCCAAATGGATTGATTACGGTTGCATCTGGAGCGCAGTCAGGAACGGTAGGAGTAACCATCATAAACAATGGTCATACCAAAAACGTAGCTCTTGTAATTACACAGCCTAGCCAGCCGCTGTCTGCCAATGCGAATCTGCGTAATCTTACCGTGAATCAAGGAATAATCAATCCGGTATTTGATCCAGGTGTAACAAAGTATACGCTCACTCTTTCAAATCAAAGTACGTCCATTGACTTGGTAGCGACTTTAGATGATACGAATGCATCGATAACAATAAATGGTCAGATGCAAAATAATGGTGTAATAAAACCCATCTCTGTTCCTGAAGGAAACAGTGTAGTAGTAATTGTAGTGACTGCTGAGGATGGTACAACGAAAACGTATAAGCTTACCTTATACCGTGCGTACGCTTCGAGTGGGGGAAGTGGTGGAGGGGGAGGCTCCTCTTCGTCTACGGTGCCAGTACCTCCTACGGAAGTGAAGCAACCGGAGTCGCCAAAGGTTCAGCCTTCCCCAACTGTTTTTAACGATACAGAGAAACACTGGGCAAAAGAAAAGATTCAAGGGGCTGTGCAAAAGGGGCTAGTAAGTGGCTATCCAGATGGAAGCTTCCGGCCAAATCAACCAGTAACACGAATTCAATGGGTATCACTACTTGCACGTGCCTTACAATTACAGGGTGAAGAGGAAGTAACCTCTTTCCATGATCAGGGAGAAGTTCCAAAATGGGCGGAACAATCTCTTTCCCTTATAGTAAAAAAAGGACTTGTCAGTGGTTACCCGGATGGCACATTCCGTCCGAATCAGGAAATTACACGAGTAGAAATGGCTAGTATTCTTGCACGTGCTCTGAAGTTAGAAGTGAAGAATAATCCACCGACAACATTTTCAGATAATAAGGAAATTCCAAAATGGGCACAAGGCTCTGTAAATGCTTTGTTTGAGAAAGGTGTAATCCGCGGCCGAGGCGGTAATCAATTTGCACCTAATGATTTAACTACCCGAGCAGAGGCTGTTGTTTTTCTTCTTAATATGTTAGAACAAGAATAG
- a CDS encoding NHLP leader peptide family RiPP precursor: MEWNNEKLDQAIIQFQEKASTDAEFRKLALRNPSNAVKQVVGLDLPEGFKLQIVDNAGAHLTVVLPDLKKNEYELDETELQNVAGGYMLLCVDDNGLPIYSKAKK; this comes from the coding sequence ATGGAATGGAATAACGAAAAATTAGATCAAGCAATCATCCAATTTCAAGAGAAAGCATCTACGGATGCAGAGTTTCGTAAGCTTGCTTTAAGGAATCCGTCAAATGCTGTTAAGCAAGTAGTAGGCTTAGATTTACCTGAAGGATTCAAATTACAGATAGTTGATAACGCTGGTGCACATTTAACTGTTGTACTTCCAGACTTGAAAAAAAATGAGTATGAATTAGACGAAACTGAGTTACAAAATGTAGCTGGTGGTTATATGCTTTTATGTGTAGATGATAATGGTTTACCGATTTATTCAAAAGCAAAAAAATAA
- a CDS encoding YitT family protein: MSTIAKQKSNRLKMASRMLLVIIGAFITAYGLESVLIPNNVSDGGVTGLSIVGSQLSGLPLGLLIAVLNIPFVFLGYKQIGRSFAIYSVIGIASLAIGTSLMHRVPTIIQGDTLLITVVGGIIIGFGMGLALRNGGALDGIDMLAVLLSRKLPFGTSDLILFLNMFVFIVVSTVFGLQGAILSAIAYFIASKVIHIVEEGLSGSKTFKIITTQPELMVETIRNRLGRGATYKLAQGGYSNEQFKEITCVINRLEESKMKEIINEIDAHAFVIVYDVAEVKGGNFKKHDIH, from the coding sequence ATGAGTACAATCGCAAAACAAAAATCCAACAGGCTTAAAATGGCTTCAAGAATGCTATTGGTTATTATCGGAGCCTTCATAACAGCATATGGCCTCGAATCGGTACTAATCCCAAACAATGTATCAGACGGGGGTGTAACAGGTTTAAGTATCGTCGGTTCACAATTAAGCGGATTACCTCTAGGGCTGCTAATTGCAGTACTGAATATCCCGTTCGTATTTTTAGGATATAAACAAATTGGCAGAAGCTTTGCTATTTACTCGGTTATCGGGATTGCTTCACTGGCAATCGGCACCAGTCTTATGCATCGTGTACCAACCATTATACAAGGTGATACGTTATTAATAACCGTTGTTGGTGGGATTATCATCGGTTTTGGAATGGGATTGGCATTACGGAATGGCGGAGCATTGGATGGGATTGATATGTTAGCTGTGCTGCTTTCGCGCAAATTACCTTTTGGAACAAGCGATCTCATCTTATTTTTAAACATGTTTGTGTTTATTGTTGTCTCAACAGTCTTTGGTCTTCAAGGGGCCATCTTATCGGCTATCGCTTACTTTATTGCTTCTAAAGTCATTCATATCGTTGAAGAAGGATTAAGCGGTTCTAAAACCTTTAAAATTATTACAACGCAACCCGAATTGATGGTAGAAACAATTCGTAACCGCTTAGGGCGTGGGGCAACATATAAACTGGCTCAAGGTGGTTATTCAAATGAGCAATTTAAAGAAATTACGTGTGTTATTAACCGGTTAGAAGAAAGTAAAATGAAAGAAATCATTAATGAAATTGACGCCCACGCCTTTGTTATTGTATATGACGTAGCTGAAGTTAAGGGCGGTAACTTTAAAAAGCATGATATTCATTAA